From Azospirillum sp. TSA2s, a single genomic window includes:
- a CDS encoding PaaI family thioesterase: MGQGMDDLLNGEPESGFQRLLGYALSRWEEGAAELTMAIDERHLNRAGVVHGGVMTTLLDTVSGFSATYCPFPGRVRRVVTLSLSTSFLGQARTGTLVATGRLRGGGRKIVGVAAELRHGDTGALIATSEGMFKYRPGSENREGTEL; this comes from the coding sequence ATGGGACAGGGTATGGACGATCTGCTGAACGGGGAGCCGGAATCCGGTTTCCAGCGCCTGCTGGGCTATGCCCTGAGTCGCTGGGAGGAGGGAGCGGCGGAACTCACCATGGCCATAGACGAGCGCCACCTGAACCGGGCCGGCGTCGTGCATGGCGGGGTCATGACGACGCTTCTGGACACGGTTTCCGGATTTTCGGCAACTTACTGTCCCTTCCCCGGTCGGGTGCGGCGGGTGGTGACGCTGTCCTTGTCGACCAGCTTCCTGGGGCAGGCACGCACCGGTACGCTGGTCGCCACCGGCCGGTTGCGTGGCGGCGGGCGCAAGATCGTCGGGGTGGCAGCGGAACTCCGCCATGGCGACACCGGCGCCCTGATCGCCACGTCGGAAGGCATGTTCAAATACCGGCCGGGCAGCGAGAACCGGGAGGGAACCGAGCTATGA
- a CDS encoding oxepin-CoA hydrolase, alternative type: MSGQLTVARQGRVMVLTMDDAATRNALGPEMMAAARDALTQAAEDPGVGAVVLTGANGSFCSGGNLGRLLGNAKADPEVTRASLERFHGWTRAMRACPKPVIAAVEGAAAGAGFSVALGCDLIVAAEDAVFTLAYVKVGLNPDGGASAFLARAATPQLAAEIMFEGGKIGAARLAQLAIVNRVVAPGTALAEALAWAERLAEGPTLAIGRAKRLIESGFGAPNDQLDREAAFFVEALHGAEAAEGITAFFEKRAPRYPRG; encoded by the coding sequence ATGAGCGGACAATTGACCGTCGCGCGCCAGGGCCGCGTGATGGTGCTGACGATGGACGACGCGGCCACCAGGAACGCGCTGGGGCCGGAGATGATGGCCGCCGCCCGCGACGCGCTGACCCAGGCCGCCGAGGATCCGGGGGTGGGCGCCGTTGTCCTGACCGGGGCAAACGGCAGCTTCTGCTCCGGCGGCAATCTTGGCCGGCTTCTCGGCAACGCCAAGGCCGATCCGGAGGTGACCCGCGCCAGCCTTGAACGCTTCCATGGCTGGACCCGCGCCATGCGCGCCTGCCCCAAGCCGGTGATCGCCGCAGTGGAAGGGGCCGCCGCTGGGGCCGGCTTCTCGGTGGCGCTCGGCTGCGACCTGATCGTCGCGGCCGAAGATGCGGTGTTCACGCTTGCCTATGTGAAGGTCGGGCTGAATCCGGACGGCGGCGCGTCGGCCTTTCTCGCCCGTGCGGCAACGCCGCAGCTCGCCGCCGAGATCATGTTCGAGGGCGGCAAGATCGGCGCGGCGCGGCTGGCCCAGCTTGCCATCGTCAACCGGGTGGTGGCTCCGGGTACCGCGCTGGCCGAAGCGCTGGCCTGGGCGGAGCGGCTGGCCGAGGGGCCGACGCTCGCCATCGGCCGGGCCAAGCGGCTGATCGAAAGCGGCTTCGGGGCGCCCAACGATCAGCTCGACCGCGAGGCCGCCTTCTTCGTCGAGGCCCTGCATGGGGCGGAGGCGGCGGAGGGCATCACCGCCTTCTTCGAGAAGCGTGCGCCACGCTACCCCCGAGGCTGA